The Acanthochromis polyacanthus isolate Apoly-LR-REF ecotype Palm Island chromosome 5, KAUST_Apoly_ChrSc, whole genome shotgun sequence genome includes a window with the following:
- the tpgs2 gene encoding tubulin polyglutamylase complex subunit 2 isoform X1 codes for MEETKESLSFKGVAERLTLGITRLLENMPGVVDVRFAEREPAEKRSLLSWEQKNTCILPEDLRDFYLTTDGFTLTWSVKLDNECVPLGCMMVNSVARLCPLLQPVSFFSLPNAPSLADLDWEESSTERGLEHAPAAPHFDSRSRIFELDSCGGTGKVCLVYKNCTPGVVAQQSEIWFLDRSLCWHFLTATFTSYYRLMITHLGLPEWQYAFTPYGPSPQAKQWASLYQPLTFSCELSLGDPAGDSYVNKLDPTKAFKGKSKAPAPKKKQSTQCGSGGTAKGQGNTGRHSGTKR; via the exons ATGGAGGAGACGAAAGAGAGCTTGTCGTTTAAAGGTGTTGCCGAGAGACTCACACTTGGCATTACTCGATTACTTG AGAATATGCCTGGTGTCGTCGATGTGCGTTTCGCAGAGAGGGAGCCTGCAGAGAAGAGGAGCCTGCTGTCATGGGAACAG aaaaacacatgcaTTTTGCCAGAGGATCTGCGAGATTTCTATCTGACAACTGATGGATTTACACTAACCTGGAGCGTTAAACTAGATA ATGAGTGCGTTCCTTTAGGATGTATGATGGTTAACAGTGTCGCCAGGCTGTGCCCACTCCTCCAACCAGTGTCATTTTTCTCCCTTCCCAATGCACCCTCACTGGCTGACCTGGACTGGGAGGAGAGCAGCACAGAAAGAG GTTTGGAGCATGCGCCCGCTGCACCTCATTTTGATTCTCGGAGCCGCATCTTCGAGCTGGATTCCTGTGGAGGGACTGGCAAAGTGTGCCTGGTCTACAAAAACTGCACTccag GTGTGGTGGCCCAGCAGAGTGAAATCTGGTTCCTAGACCGCTCACTGTGCTGGCATTTTCTGACAGCAACCTTTACCTCCTACTACCGACTGATGATAACCCACTTGGGTCTGCCTGAGTGGCAGTATGCCTTCACCCCATATGGTCCAAGTCCCCAGGCCAAG CAGTGGGCATCCCTCTACCAGCCGCTGACCTTCAGCTGTGAACTCAGCCTTGGAGATCCTGCTGGAGATTCCTATGTCAACAAGCTGGATCCCACAAAGGCCTTCAAAGGCAAATCAAAGGCACCAGCCCCCAAGAAGAAGCAGTCAACACAGTGTGGCTCAGGGGGTACGGCCAAGGGCCAAGGCAACACAGGAAGACACAGCGGAACGAAGCGGTGA
- the kiaa1328 gene encoding protein hinderin isoform X2 has translation MAAEARRSGSSGIFWMNDDEEQPLVFVPGVDEVMKTRTPFNLGYGSACTSYKRGSKMQIKGAFDSKNQATQKRGGKKQAPLQSDLPGVSARHTAAVTTEQMLFSPSSTFPPTSQVISETSRPMSEVCLKDLCPEDKRRIANLIEELARVSEEREESVQRLKDEQGNFGRKIQQLEQQNLIIAQERESLQQQYRECQELLGLYQQYLSQQQTKINQSITQLSQPPTHSRVLSGEEAPSRTSTSRANGSLFDGSYLSLAATGPQMYRRGDGVRTVQTLRNPASLSGVDELSLPDGPIKQQICQNRACRELHSCQKCEHCQCSGHDTGYGAQQWRSNNRSCLANGYHDTFTQEECERLQSEKSLCSEAKEALTRPLLGHEDWEEKRHQLLLQKLQLAMERERLQARLAEQEERLNRQNQQLHQSRLDYSRFQQSTQAEGSSSKIMNGGPEPEGPSHQDLPSSVCEDAEEHPAGQSLHEKNSRVVPAHVDNDNGPLKQSRRDMATSPAKSPASLNKPTSASVIHQIPEARFRVRPTCRLSS, from the exons ATGGCGGCAGAAGCGAGAAGAAGTGGCAGTTCGGGAATATTTTGGATGAATGACG ATGAAGAGCAGCCTTTGGTGTTTGTTCCTG gagtggatgaagtgatgaagaCGCGGACCCCTTTCAATTTGGGATATGGCAGCGCCTGTACATCCTATAAAAGAGGCTCCAAAATGCAAATAAAGGGTGCTTTTGACAGTAAAAATCAGGCCACACAAAAGAGAGGGGGCAAAAAGCAGGCTCCCTTACAAAGTGACCTTCCTGGTGTGTCAGCCCGCCACACTGCTGCCGTGACCACTGAGCAGATGCTTTTCTCGCCTTCCAGTACATTTCCCCCCACATCACAG GTAATCAGTGAGACCAGCAGACCTATGAGCGAGGTGTGTTTGAAAGATCTCTGTCCGGAAGATAAGCGCCGAATTGCAAACCTCATTGAAGAACTTGCTAG AGTGAGCgaggagagagaggagtcaGTGCAACGCCTGAAAGATGAACAGGGGAACTTTGGACGAAAAATCCAGcagctggagcagcagaacctgaTCATagcacaggagagggaga GCCTGCAGCAGCAGTACAGAGAGTGCCAGGAACTGCTTGGACTCTATCAACAATACCTTTCTCAGCAACAGACAAAAATCAACCAGTCCATCACCCAGCTCAGCCAGCCACCGACTCACAGCAGG GTGCTCAGTGGTGAGGAGGCCCCCAGCAGGACATCTACAAGCAGAGCTAATGGCTCACTCTTCGATGGCTCATACCTCAGCCTGGCTGCTACCGGACCCCAAATGTACAGGAGAGGTGATGGAGTAAGAACAGTGCAAACTTTAAGAAACCCCGCCTCTCTTTCCGGTGTTGATGAATTAAGTCTACCTGATGGGCCAATCAAAcaacagatctgtcagaatcggGCATGCAGGGAGCTACATTCTTGCCAAAAATGTGAGCATTGCCAGTGCAGTGGTCATGACACTGGATATGGAGCACAGCAATGGAGAAGTAACAACCGCTCTTGTCTAGCAAATGGATACCATGACACCTTTACCCAAGAGGAGTGTGAAAG GCTGCAGAGTGAGAAAAGCCTGTGCTCAGAGGCTAAGGAAGCCCTAACCAGGCCTCTGCTGGGTCATGAGGACTGGGAGGAGAAGAGGCACCAGCTTCTGCTGCAAAAGTTACAGTTGgcgatggagagagagagactgcagGCTCGGCTGGCTGAGCAGGAGGAGAGGCTCAACAGACAGAACCAGCAGCTACACCAGTCACGTCTTGATTACAGCAG GTTTCAGCAAAGTACTCAAGCTGAGGGCAGCAGCTCAAAAATTATGAATGGAGGTCCAGAGCCAGAGGGTCCTTCTCACCAAGATTTACCCTCCAG tgtgtgtgaagATGCAGAGGAACATCCTGCAGGGCAGAGCTTGCATGAAAAAAACTCACGGGTGGTTCCTGCTCATGTGGACAATGACAATG GTCCCTTAAAACAGTCCAGAAGGGACATGGCCACATCTCCAGCAAAGTCCCCTGCAAGCCTGAATAAGCCCACTTCAGCGTCTGTAATCCACCAGATCCCGGAGGCCAG
- the tpgs2 gene encoding tubulin polyglutamylase complex subunit 2 isoform X2 has protein sequence MPGVVDVRFAEREPAEKRSLLSWEQKNTCILPEDLRDFYLTTDGFTLTWSVKLDNECVPLGCMMVNSVARLCPLLQPVSFFSLPNAPSLADLDWEESSTERGLEHAPAAPHFDSRSRIFELDSCGGTGKVCLVYKNCTPGVVAQQSEIWFLDRSLCWHFLTATFTSYYRLMITHLGLPEWQYAFTPYGPSPQAKQWASLYQPLTFSCELSLGDPAGDSYVNKLDPTKAFKGKSKAPAPKKKQSTQCGSGGTAKGQGNTGRHSGTKR, from the exons ATGCCTGGTGTCGTCGATGTGCGTTTCGCAGAGAGGGAGCCTGCAGAGAAGAGGAGCCTGCTGTCATGGGAACAG aaaaacacatgcaTTTTGCCAGAGGATCTGCGAGATTTCTATCTGACAACTGATGGATTTACACTAACCTGGAGCGTTAAACTAGATA ATGAGTGCGTTCCTTTAGGATGTATGATGGTTAACAGTGTCGCCAGGCTGTGCCCACTCCTCCAACCAGTGTCATTTTTCTCCCTTCCCAATGCACCCTCACTGGCTGACCTGGACTGGGAGGAGAGCAGCACAGAAAGAG GTTTGGAGCATGCGCCCGCTGCACCTCATTTTGATTCTCGGAGCCGCATCTTCGAGCTGGATTCCTGTGGAGGGACTGGCAAAGTGTGCCTGGTCTACAAAAACTGCACTccag GTGTGGTGGCCCAGCAGAGTGAAATCTGGTTCCTAGACCGCTCACTGTGCTGGCATTTTCTGACAGCAACCTTTACCTCCTACTACCGACTGATGATAACCCACTTGGGTCTGCCTGAGTGGCAGTATGCCTTCACCCCATATGGTCCAAGTCCCCAGGCCAAG CAGTGGGCATCCCTCTACCAGCCGCTGACCTTCAGCTGTGAACTCAGCCTTGGAGATCCTGCTGGAGATTCCTATGTCAACAAGCTGGATCCCACAAAGGCCTTCAAAGGCAAATCAAAGGCACCAGCCCCCAAGAAGAAGCAGTCAACACAGTGTGGCTCAGGGGGTACGGCCAAGGGCCAAGGCAACACAGGAAGACACAGCGGAACGAAGCGGTGA
- the aqp7 gene encoding aquaporin-7 has product MKDLAQSVELGVSQRRGVYVTRPKVWVKNELVRVGLAETLCTYVMMTFGLGSVAQVVTGQGAFGQYFSINVGFGLGVAMGFHVGGKVSGAHMNGAVSFTMCVFGRLAWKMLPLYIFAQLLGSFLAAGTIYGIYYEAIHDYCDGNLTVTGAKATAGIFATYPAPYLSLMAGFADQVFGTAMLLLCLMALSDQKNKPAAAGSEPAAVGLLVVLIGISLGSNSGYAINPTRDIAPRIFTAIAGWGTDVFRAGNGWWWVPLVATPIGGVLGAGIYKVFVELHHPPHSEQAEGSAEESIPLEKNQNISVNVCV; this is encoded by the exons atGAAGGACTTGGCGCAGTCAGTAGAACTGGGGGTCTCTCAGCGGAGGGGAGTTTATGTAACTCGACCCAAAGTTTGGGTAAAGAATGAACTTGTTCGTGTGGGACTTGCTGAAACTCTTTGCACATATGTCATGATG ACGTTTGGTCTGGGGTCTGTGGCTCAGGTAGTGACCGGACAGGGAGCGTTCGGACAGTACTTCAGCATCAATGTGGGCTTTGGACTCGGTGTTGCTATGGGTTTTCATGTTGGAGGGAAGGTCTCAG gagCTCATATGAATGGAGCAGTGTCATtcacaatgtgtgtgtttggccgCCTTGCATGGAAAATGTTGCCCCTGTACATTTTTGCACAACTATTGGGGTCATTTCTGGCAGCAGGAACAATTTATGGGATCTACTATG AGGCCATTCATGATTACTGTGACGGAAACCTTACTGTAACTGGTGCAAAGGCCACAGCTGGTATCTTTGCCACCTATCCTGCACCATACCTCTCCTTGATGGCTGGATTTGCTGACCAG GTGTTTGGCACAgcgatgctgctgctgtgcctCATGGCTCTATCTGACCAGAAGAACAAACCGGCCGCAGCGGGCAGTGAGCCTGCTGCAGTCGGTCTCCTGGTGGTGCTCATTGGCATTTCTCTGGGCAGCAACAGTGGCTACGCTATCAACCCCACCAGAGACATTGCACCCAGGATCTTTACTGCCATAGCAGGCTGGGGAACTGATGTGTTCAG AGCTGGAAATGGGTGGTGGTGGGTGCCTCTGGTTGCTACCCCCATTGGAGGAGTACTGGGAGCAGGAATATACAAAGTCTTCGTGGAACTGCACCACCCACCCCACTCTGAACAGGCTGAGGGGTCAGCAGAGGAGTCTATCCCTCTGGAGAAAAACCAAAACATCAGTGTTAATGTATGTGTATGA